A stretch of Cicer arietinum cultivar CDC Frontier isolate Library 1 chromosome 5, Cicar.CDCFrontier_v2.0, whole genome shotgun sequence DNA encodes these proteins:
- the LOC101498624 gene encoding calcineurin-binding protein 1: MFSIAAINDTDSQCHWEPLAPTKEAQEFHLSQTYHEGLVKLQAKEYEKARQLLESVLKDPLIASAQVDRGAGDGHLLQLRFLALKNLAAVFLQQGSTHYENALHCYLQAVEIDSKDSVVWNQLGTLSCSMGSLSISRWAFEQGLLCSPNNWNCMEKLLEVLIAIGDEVACLSVAELILRHWPSHSRALHVRNTIEESEPLPFAPRGIDKLEPKHVRLKFPDKRKAKDENLDEDVAFKKLNQNKDLNLTEASWVALADALLEILLPSNLQISEIESKKTCNSPDIRLRINLPCSSEAVVNTVEVKGLSGENRACGDDNIGQASVFKEKEANIQEEQPHERRSSRLERLRSRKPGKEESNSSCGKNPAKVVIQYLEPFIADGLGDQETFDSDTAALSSSGNSEYDNVSAFLRETSNNYGAYHMGYLLLEKVSRQGLPFQDAFVKFLEMEKLIRHWGKDRTAECNIFLAELYYEFGLCCPTGSKQLEWMSEASYHLCKIIESVALDYPFHLTSVLNEDCILTHGFQETSGTSTDTSTENNSRLDSFLMMKNSSFWSRFFWISGRLSIFEGNKAKACEEFCMALSLLATREKMEHSPGSVPRPHCKDVKELNIDRVLYEVNILKVNFLMEKSVIRMMEEEKFFECVSLLSPLLFSTQDVYIDSFSLSMADKKDEKITSIELMALDVLIEACQKTKPMDVDMYFNCHYRKLKILMALMGLNTSITSIKCSDQTLGFIAPSNLDTDSNEISGKHCSHLVAEEVEALSDCISQVKKVIDHCGDSDGLTVPTSSLCQMQSLLLLIMSYVANVLVCNKTSAQVISDQVESSCFVDAAIVFCKLQHLSRTTPIKTQVDLIVATHDMLAEYGLCCVGEGGKGEEGTFLRFAIKHLLALDMKLKSCFNLKNKESIRCEETSKNSVVNASMEDSKSDTLDFQMDSTRIDEINSVKKDVCEGIISKSISSCKVQSKDSKEVECENNVGAGTDGKLVKGENSCNQLIECGNELSEDEREELESNIDSALDQCFFCLYGLNLRSDSSYEDDLVMHKNSCRGDYQTKEQCADVFKYVLPYAKASSKTGLVKLRRVLRAIRKHFLQPPEDLLTGNPIDKFLDDPNLCEDKLSEEAGSEGFLETITKIMFPDVGGLGQYSTTLLRRSEPYLDVYCNLYYFLALSEEMSATDKWPGFVLTKEGEEFVQQNAKLFKYDLMYNPLRFESWQRLGNIYDEEVDLLLNDGSKHINVIGWRKNPTLSERVETSRRRSRRCLLMGLALAKTSAQQCEIHELLALVYYDSLQNVVPFYDQRSVLPLKDAAWMVFCENSMKHFKKAFALKQDWLHAFYLGKLSEKLGYSHEIALSYYDKAIALNTSAVDPVYRMHASRLKLLFKCGKQNLEILKVLSANSFDQSVKDAVISILASTDSSSLNTKERCIHANDVETKDEGLLKLGTAWSMLYNDCLSALETCVEGDLKHFHKARYMLAQGLYRRGENGDIERAKDHLSFCFKSSRSSFTINMWEIDSMAKKGRRKAPGSAGNKKSLEVNLPESSRKFITCIRKYVLFYLKLLEETGDRCILERAYVSLRGDKRFSLCIEDLVPVAIGKYLKTLISSMCHSQTTASVPGSSSDHVLERMFALFMEQGSLWPEICSLPEIECPNTPESIIYGYLHEHIVLLEINGKLETLEAINEKIRKRFKNPKVSNSSCAKVCKHASVALCRALIYNLAQITPVSCGFSNAIQVHNLTDGGMDNSQLLYIDLQPHELWITDFEDPSLLEKFETKWSAILSKIKDILVKKASDDNLETANTLLRACYNFYRESSSVVLSSGLSFYLVPSQLVTETPFNPTMTGVEALDLSIARKLLLWAYALVHGRYANISIVVKHCEEISKSKMKRGSGMSPAFTNSPATAPTLPGIGRSGSNDVDSTHVTTTSSLLCPEDIQKNLFGSPQLHQCTTNDAEKSNAIAREGDARD; encoded by the exons ATG TTCTCAATTGCAGCTATCAATGATACTGACTCTCAATGTCACTGGGAACCACTAGCTCCCACCAAAGAAGCCCAG GAATTTCATCTTTCTCAAACTTATCATGAGGGACTTGTCAAGTTACAAGCAAAAGAATATGAAAAGGCTCGCCAGCTCTTAGAATCTGTCCTTAAAGATCCTCTTATTGCTAGTGCTCAGGTGGATAGAGGTGCGGGTGACGGTCATCTATTGCAGCTCAG ATTTTTGGCATTGAAAAACCTTGCTGCAGTTTTTCTTCAGCAAGGTTCTACTCATTACGAGAATGCTCTACACTGTTATCTTCAAGCTGTGGAGATTGATTCTAAAGATTCTGTTGTCTGGAACCAGCTGGGAACATTGTCATGTTCAATGGGATCACTGAGCATTTCACGTTGGGCATTTGAGCAAGGCCTCTTGTGCAGCCCTAATAACT GGAATTGCATGGAGAAACTTTTGGAAGTTCTTATCGCAATTGGTGATGAAGTTGCTTGCCTTTCTGTTGCTGAGTTGATTTTGAGGCACTGGCCGTCACATTCTCGTGCTCTCCATGTTAGAAATACCATTGAAGAATCAGAACCATTGCCATTTGCTCCCAGAGGCATAGACAAATTGGAACCAAAACATGTGCGGCTCAAATTTCCTGACAAGAGAAAAGCTAAAGATGAGAATCTAGATGAGGATGTTGCATTCAAAAAGCTGAACCAAAACAAAGATCTAAACCTGACAGAAGCTTCCTGGGTGGCTCTTGCTGATGCGCTGCTGGAGATCTTATTGCCTTCAAATCTGCAAATTTCCGAGATAGAATCTAAAAAAACATGCAATTCTCCGGACATCAGGCTAAGAATAAACTTACCTTGTAGTTCAGAAGCTGTTGTGAACACTGTGGAAGTGAAAGGGTTAAGTGGTGAAAATAGAGCTTGTGGTGATGATAATATAGGACAAGCAAGTGTTTTTAAAGAGAAAGAAGCAAATATCCAAGAAGAACAACCACACGAAAGGCGGAGTTCTCGACTTGAAAGGCTCCGGAGCCGTAAACCAGGGAAAGAAGAATCAAACTCTTCTTGTGGCAAGAACCCTGCCAAGGTTGTCATTCAGTATCTTGAACCTTTCATTGCTGATGGGTTGGGTGATCAAGAAACTTTTGATAGTGATACTGCGGCACTATCCTCATCAGGAAATTCTGAATATGATAATGTTTCTGCATTTTTGAGAGAAACTTCAAATAATTATGGTGCTTATCATATGGGGTACTTGCTGTTAGAAAAGGTCTCAAGACAAGGCCTCCCATTTCAGGATGCTTTTGTCAAATTTCTGGAGATGGAAAAGTTGATAAGGCATTGGGGAAAGGATAGAACTGCTGAGTGTAATATTTTTCTTGCTGAGCTGTATTATGAGTTTGGGTTATGCTGCCCCACTGGTTCTAAACAACTGGAATGGATGTCAGAGGCATCTTATCATCTCTGCAAGATCATAGAGTCTGTAGCTCTTGATTATCCTTTTCACTTGACTAGTGTCTTGAATGAAGATTGCATTTTAACTCATGGTTTCCAAGAGACTAGTGGAACATCAACAGATACCTCCACTGAGAATAATTCACGTTTAGACAGCTTCCTTATGATGAAAAACAGTTCCTTCTGGTCTCGATTTTTCTGGATAAGTGGGAGATTGTCTATTTTTGAAGGCAACAAGGCAAAAGCTTGTGAAGAATTTTGTATGGCTTTGTCACTTTTGGCAACAAGGGAAAAAATGGAACATTCTCCAGGTTCAGTCCCCCGCCCACATTGCAAGGATGTAAAAGAGCTAAACATTGATAGAGTTCTTTATGAAGTTAATATATTGAAGGTCAACTTTTTGATGGAAAAATCTGTCATTAGGATGATGGAAGAAGAAAAGTTTTTTGAGTGTGTATCTCTACTTTCTCCCCTTCTGTTCTCCACACAGGATGTCTACATTGATTCATTTTCCTTATCCATGGCAgataaaaaagatgaaaagaTAACTTCCATCGAGCTCATGGCTCTAGATGTTCTAATTGAAGCATGTCAGAAGACAAAACCAATGGATGTAGATATGTATTTCAATTGTCATTACAGAAAATTGAAAATACTTATGGCATTGATGGGTTTGAATACAAGTATTACATCAATTAAATGTTCTGATCAAACACTTGGTTTCATTGCGCCTTCTAACTTGGATACCGACTCAAATGAAATTTCTGGCAAGCACTGTAGTCACTTGGTTGCCGAGGAAGTGGAGGCACTCTCTGACTGTATATCACAAGTGAAGAAAGTTATTGATCACTGTGGAGATTCC GATGGCCTCACTGTTCCAACAAGCAGCCTTTGTCAAATGCAATCTCTGTTGTTGTTAATAATGAGCTATGTCGCAAATGTACTTGTCTGCAACAAGACCTCGGCACAAGTAATCTCCGATCAAGTGGAAAGTAGCTGTTTTGTTGATGCAGCCATTGTTTTCTGCAAACTTCAGCATCTTAGCCGAACCACACCTATCAAAACTCAA GTTGATTTAATTGTTGCAACGCATGACATGCTTGCTGAATATGGGCTTTGCTGTGTCGGAGAAGGTGGCAAAGGTGAAGAAGGAACATTTCTTAGATTTGCAATAAAGCATCTCTTGGCTTTGGATATGAAGCTTAAATCCTGCTTTAACcttaaaaataaagaatcaatCCGATGTGAAGAAACGTCCAAAAACAGTGTTGTCAATGCATCTATGGAAGATTCAAAATCAGATACATTAGATTTCCAGATGGATTCGACCAgaattgatgaaattaattcTGTGAAAAAGGATGTTTGTGAAGGAATAATATCTAAAAGCATTTCATCTTGCAAAGTACAGAGTAAAGATAGTAAGGAAGTAGAGTGTGAAAATAACGTGGGTGCTGGGACTGACGGTAAGTTAGTTAAGGGTGAAAATTCATGCAATCAATTGATTGAATGTGGAAATGAACTTTCTGAAGATGAAAGGGAAGAACTTGAGTCCAACATTGACAGCGCCTTAGATCAATGCTTTTTCTGTTTATATGGATTAAACCTAAGGTCTGATTCATCCTATGAAGATGATCTAGTGATGCACAAAAATTCATGCCGGGGAGATTATCAAACCAAGGAACAGTGTGCGGATGTTTTCAAATATGTTCTTCCTTATGCAAAGGCATCTTCT AAAACTGGACTGGTCAAACTTCGCAGAGTTTTAAGAGCTATTAGGAAACACTTTCTTCAGCCACCAGAAGACCTTTTGACAGGAAATCCTATTGATAAGTTCCTAGATGATCCTAATCTATGTGAAGATAAACTATCAGAGGAGGCTGGGTCTGAAGGATTTCTCGAAACTATAACTAAGATCATGTTTCCTGATGTGGGAGGCCTTGGACAGTATAGCACAACACTATTGAGGAG GTCTGAGCCATATTTGGACGTGTACTGTAACTTGTATTATTTCTTAGCTCTGTCAGAGGAAATGAGTGCAACAGATAAATGGCCTGGATTTGTGCTGACCAAAGAAGGGGAAGAATTTGTTCAGCAAAATGCTAAGCTCTTCAAATATGATCTCATGTACAATCCTCTGCGCTTTGAAAGCTGGCAGCGACTTGGAAATATTTATGATGAG GAAGTAGATTTGTTGCTTAATGATGGTAGCAAGCACATTAACGTAATAGGATGGAGGAAGAATCCTACTTTATCTGAGAGAGTGGAAACAAGTCGAAGAAGGAGTAGAAGGTGCCTACTAATGGGTTTAGCTTTGGCAAAGACATCTGCTCAGCAG TGCGAGATACATGAGTTATTGGCATTGGTATACTACGACAGTCTTCAAAATGTAGTCCCATTTTATGATCAGAGATCTGTTTTGCCCTTGAAGGATGCAGCATGGATGGTGTTTTGTGAGAACTCAATGAAACATTTTAAGAAAGCCTTCGCACTTAA GCAAGATTGGTTGCATGCATTTTACTTGGGTAAACTTAGCGAAAAGCTTGGATATTCACATGAAATTGCATTATCATATTATGACAAAGCTATTGCTTTGAACACCTCAGCTGTTGATCCTGTCTATAGGATGCATGCCTCTCGCTTGAAGCTATTATTTAAGTGTGGAAAACAGAATCTGGAGATTCTGAAG GTTCTTTCTGCAAACTCCTTTGATCAATCTGTAAAAGACGCTGTCATAAGTATCCTTGCCAGCACGGATAGCTCATCATTAAATACAAAGGAGAGATGTATTCATGCCAATGATGTGGAAACAAAGGATGAAGGGTTACTCAAATTGGGTACTGCATGGTCCATGCTTTACAATGATTGCCTTTCTGCGCTGGAAACTTGTGTAGAGGGGGATCTCAAACATTTCCATAAGGCCAGATACATGTTGGCTCAAGGGCTGTATAGAAGGGGTGAGAATGGTGATATAGAGAGGGCAAAAGATCATCTATCTTTCTGCTTCAAATCTTCACGCTCGTCATTTACCATAAATATGTGGGAAATCGATAGCATGGCAAAAAAAGGAAg GCGCAAGGCACCAGGTTCTGCTGGTAATAAAAAATCCCTCGAGGTTAACTTACCAGAAAGTTCTCGAAAATTCATTACTTGTATTCGGAAGTATGTGCTGTTTTATCTCAAACTATTGGAGGAGACAGGAGATAGATGTATTCTTGAACGTGCATATGTTTCTCTCCGGGGAGATAAGCGG TTTTCATTATGTATTGAAGATCTTGTACCAGTGGCCATCGGAAAATATTTAAAGACCCTGATTTCATCCATGTGCCATTCTCAGACTACTGCCTCTGTTCCAGGGAGCAGTTCTGACCATGTGCTGGAGAGAATGTTTGCTTTGTTTATGGAGCAAGGAAGCTTATGGCCAGAAATATGCAGCTTGCCTGAAATTGAGTGCCCTAATACACCAGAGAGTATCATATATgg GTATCTTCATGAACATATAGTATTATTGGAGATAAATGGAAAACTGGAAACTCTCGAAGCAATAAATGAGAAGATTCGAAAACGTTTTAAGAATCCAAAGGTCTCAAATAGTAGTTGTGCAAAAGTCTGTAAGCATGCTTCTGTTGCTTTGTGTCGAGCTCTTATATATAATTTGGCACAAATCACTCCTGTATCGTGTGGATTCTCAAATGCGATTCAGGTCCATAATTTGACTGATGGTGGGATGGACAATAGCCAGTTGCTCTATATTGATTTGCAGCCACATGAATTATGGATAACAGATTTCGAAGATCCATCTCTTCTAGAAAAGTTTGAAACAAAATGGAGTGCcattttatctaaaataaagGATATACTGGTCAAGAAGGCTTCTGATGATAATTTGGAAACAGCAAACACTTTGCTCAGAGCTTGCTATAATTTTTACCGGGAGAGTTCTTCTGTGGTGCTTTCCTCGGGCCTCAGCTTTTATTTAGTTCCTTCTCAATTAGTAACAGAGACACCATTCAACCCAACTATGACCGGGGTTGAAGCCCTTGACCTGAGCATCGCAAGGAAGCTTCTCTTGTGGGCCTATGCGCTAGTGCATGGACGTTATGCAAATATATCAATTGTTGTAAAGCATTGTGAAGAAATTTCAAAG TCAAAGATGAAAAGGGGGAGTGGAATGTCACCTGCGTTTACAAACTCACCTGCGACTGCCCCAACTCTTCCAG GTATCGGTAGAAGTGGATCAAATGATGTTGATTCTACCCATGTCACAACAACCAGTAGTCTACTTTGCCCGGAGGACATTCAGAAGAATCTATTTGGTTCTCCTCAATTACATCAATGTACCACCAACGATGCAGAGAAAAGTAATGCAATCGCACGTGAAGGCGATGCACGAGATTGA